One Fuerstiella marisgermanici DNA window includes the following coding sequences:
- a CDS encoding recombinase family protein — MSEKIEAIHLQRKAVLYIRQSSPFQVLHNEESRRLQYAMQQRMRSLGWKDIEVIDEDLGRSASGSVVRSGFERMVADVCLGKIGAVAAREVSRFARNSREWQQLVEVCRVVDTLLIDQETVYAPRRSNDRLLLGLKGSLNEYELDLLRQRSVEARREKARRGELIISAPVGYLKTGTTRGKDQRIEKDPNTRVQQMINLVFRKCFELGSARQALMWLLEEDLQMPTRDKAGVLKWKRPTYGMVYQILTHPVYGGAYAYGRTEHQPSYEGGFVDSKTRRRSREEWIALIPEHHEGYVSWEEFERLQDLISSNNLRSGRGAARKGSALLSGMLGCQQCGRRLAVAYSGVGAKVPRYCCHRGYLDNGEAKCIAFGATSVDIAVAEQIFRVVAPAAQEAAMLAHQKTTERDNEILQALEGELKSARYEASRAQRQFDAADPENRLVTEELERRWNASMQHVSDVEARIDQQRNDRSSIDDPDLQGLMAVVADLDAVWNNPDADIRIKKRIVRTLIRDIVADVDNDVSEVILTIHWVGGVHTELRLPRRRRGKSTATSAEAVDAVRSLARICSDDLIAGLLNRNGLPTGRGNRWTRERVTSMRNYHKIARWTAQAQSDQGWMNLTDSAKHLGISTRTLRLAIERADIKGQHPLPDGPWIINRSELETPAAKAVVRKAKTRNRNPAVPDPKQQSLEF, encoded by the coding sequence ATGAGTGAAAAGATTGAAGCCATCCATCTTCAGCGGAAAGCCGTTCTTTACATTCGTCAGTCGTCGCCGTTTCAGGTGCTTCACAACGAAGAAAGCCGCAGGCTGCAGTATGCCATGCAGCAACGGATGCGTTCACTGGGATGGAAAGACATTGAAGTCATCGATGAAGATCTGGGGCGCAGCGCGTCCGGCAGCGTTGTTCGATCGGGATTTGAACGCATGGTCGCCGATGTGTGCCTCGGGAAGATCGGGGCCGTTGCTGCACGAGAGGTGTCGCGGTTTGCTCGCAACAGTCGTGAATGGCAGCAACTGGTTGAAGTGTGTCGAGTCGTGGACACGTTATTGATCGATCAGGAAACGGTCTACGCTCCTCGCCGGAGCAATGACCGACTGTTGCTGGGACTGAAAGGAAGTTTGAACGAATACGAGCTGGACCTCCTTCGTCAGCGATCCGTAGAAGCTCGGCGTGAAAAGGCGCGCCGAGGAGAACTGATCATTTCGGCACCGGTCGGATATCTGAAAACGGGAACGACTCGAGGCAAAGATCAGCGCATTGAGAAAGACCCGAATACTCGCGTGCAACAGATGATCAATCTGGTGTTTCGCAAGTGCTTCGAACTGGGGAGTGCACGGCAAGCTTTGATGTGGCTTCTGGAAGAAGATCTGCAGATGCCGACACGAGACAAAGCCGGAGTCCTGAAGTGGAAGCGTCCGACATACGGGATGGTGTACCAGATCCTGACTCATCCGGTGTACGGTGGGGCGTATGCGTATGGCCGAACCGAACATCAGCCATCGTATGAAGGTGGATTCGTTGATTCAAAAACACGGCGGCGCAGTCGCGAAGAATGGATCGCATTGATTCCCGAACATCACGAAGGCTATGTATCGTGGGAGGAGTTCGAACGATTGCAGGATTTGATTTCGTCAAACAATCTGCGTTCCGGGCGAGGCGCTGCTCGAAAAGGTTCGGCACTGTTGTCGGGAATGCTGGGCTGTCAGCAATGTGGACGGCGACTGGCCGTCGCGTACAGCGGAGTCGGAGCGAAAGTGCCACGTTACTGCTGCCACCGAGGGTATCTGGACAATGGCGAAGCCAAGTGCATCGCATTCGGTGCCACGTCCGTTGACATCGCCGTTGCAGAACAGATATTCCGTGTTGTTGCTCCTGCCGCTCAAGAGGCCGCCATGCTCGCTCACCAGAAAACAACCGAACGTGACAACGAAATCCTTCAGGCACTGGAAGGGGAACTTAAGTCTGCTCGTTATGAAGCATCGCGTGCACAACGTCAATTCGATGCAGCTGACCCGGAAAATCGACTTGTCACCGAGGAACTGGAACGAAGATGGAATGCGTCGATGCAACACGTCAGCGACGTCGAAGCACGGATCGATCAGCAGCGAAATGACAGATCTTCAATCGACGATCCTGATTTGCAGGGTCTGATGGCAGTCGTGGCTGACCTTGACGCAGTCTGGAACAATCCTGATGCTGACATTCGAATCAAGAAACGCATCGTTCGGACTCTGATCCGCGATATCGTTGCGGATGTCGACAACGACGTGAGCGAAGTCATTCTTACAATCCACTGGGTTGGTGGTGTGCATACCGAACTGCGACTTCCCCGCCGTCGTCGCGGAAAATCGACAGCCACGTCAGCAGAGGCCGTCGATGCTGTCCGGTCACTCGCACGAATCTGTTCCGACGATCTCATCGCCGGACTGCTCAACCGCAACGGGTTACCAACGGGACGAGGAAACCGGTGGACTCGAGAGCGGGTCACATCGATGCGGAACTACCACAAGATTGCCCGCTGGACTGCACAGGCTCAATCTGATCAAGGCTGGATGAACCTAACCGACAGCGCAAAACATCTTGGCATCAGCACGCGGACACTCAGACTGGCGATTGAACGAGCCGATATCAAAGGTCAACACCCGCTTCCGGACGGACCGTGGATCATCAATCGCAGCGAACTGGAGACGCCAGCGGCAAAGGCCGTTGTCCGGAAGGCAAAAACTCGAAACCGCAACCCCGCGGTACCAGATCCCAAACAGCAATCCCTTGAGTTTTAA